Proteins encoded together in one Bombiscardovia nodaiensis window:
- the recR gene encoding recombination protein RecR — MALAYDGAIQDLIDAFARLPGIGPKGAQRIAFYLLGADGQEVQQLADAIVTAKAKVRFCEICGNVCETSPCPICEDPRRDRSLICVVEEPKDVMSIERTREYRGLYHVLGGAINPMANVGPSDLRIPGLLDRLKTDEVKEVIMALDPNIEGEATTAYLSRLLGPLELKLTRLASGLPVGSDLEYADEVTLARALTGRSEV, encoded by the coding sequence ATGGCACTCGCATATGATGGCGCAATTCAAGACCTGATCGATGCTTTCGCGCGCCTACCGGGCATTGGCCCTAAGGGCGCTCAGCGCATCGCTTTTTACCTGCTAGGAGCGGACGGGCAGGAAGTTCAGCAGCTAGCCGATGCCATCGTGACAGCTAAGGCCAAGGTGCGCTTCTGCGAGATTTGCGGCAATGTGTGTGAGACGAGCCCCTGCCCAATCTGCGAGGACCCCCGCCGCGACCGCTCGCTTATCTGCGTGGTAGAAGAGCCGAAGGATGTAATGAGCATCGAGCGCACCCGCGAATACCGGGGCCTCTACCATGTGCTCGGTGGCGCTATCAACCCCATGGCCAACGTGGGGCCTTCCGACTTGCGCATTCCCGGCCTGCTCGACCGCCTCAAGACCGACGAGGTCAAAGAAGTCATCATGGCCCTAGACCCCAACATCGAAGGCGAAGCCACTACCGCCTACCTGAGCCGACTCCTAGGCCCCTTAGAGCTCAAACTCACCCGCCTAGCCTCTGGCCTCCCCGTAGGCTCCGACCTAGAATACGCCGACGAAGTAACCCTAGCCCGAGCCCTAACCGGCCGCAGCGAGGTGTGA
- the dnaX gene encoding DNA polymerase III, subunit gamma and tau, with amino-acid sequence MALALYRRYRPDTFDGVIGQKQVTVPLSRALDQGKLTHAYLFSGPRGCGKTSSARIFARCINCAKGPTSHPCGECESCQDLATGGPGSIDVVEIDAASHNGVDDARELRERAGFAPVRDRYKIFILDEAHMVTQQGFNALLKIVEEPPEHVMFIFATTEPEKVISTIRSRTHHYPFRLVPQEVMGPYLEQICKDEKIEAEPGVLKLAMRAGGGSVRDTLSVLDQLMVGSDQGTISYDSAVALLGYTPEALIGEAIDAVSEQDGPKLYGVIQKVVVGGFEPKRFVEDLLQRVRDLLVLLLAGQSAESTLSEDAEAENVDDLQRQAHAFGLGKLTRIADIINDALASMTGATSPRMRLELLAARLLVPDSELAPAIGQVAGAGAGRNATGPAGAGAGAGQGGFIGARHPGNTAGPAAANNVQSQPNVAQGGPAPLARPTGTTGAGPASQVGAPESAPAPAQQAHQAQPAAGPSEQAVPVQSGPANAASAAAAESSSAQVEQARGQAAEQTASNGHEGMSVDQRWDAVVQALPEGVKEYVARDKVPSVALEQNAKGRPVLAMTFDQPLSQHAFALAVASRAIDGETKVPKIVMVRARQEFGAETMIAPSGVAANGEQVESVARMSPERRSEVKKQIALARMNMSAMNLGAGVTPHTASAPGNKGNESSQARAHSSQKSGAGRDGAEAAEDAADTDSDAHHPARAQAAQGQSDQAPTAQSQAVQSQPAQVVGSDTSGSVESRENQDISGGTQQTRPAPSSTASGAEKPTPGGSSAGADASVGGPAQESSPLPAAGFASTESYVKPDELDDNDPWAHPQPPTVDLGPGKQTAGQGHDAQEPEQVERADEDRKLKKMGLPDLSDQDDPWAVPPSQVSSPPAGEPSSEGQSDQLAGAVNDSGDVISSSAAAPSPSAGLPEQASVQGDAGSDAPIADSPASAPALGHNGGFASANQLPAQPEVPAEEDSYSLDDARQGQDSLVDPKELAQMFDVKRVDDLAADDPKNPLNANKRKRQQGFDD; translated from the coding sequence ATGGCATTAGCACTGTATCGGCGGTATCGGCCCGACACCTTCGACGGGGTCATCGGGCAAAAGCAGGTCACCGTCCCGCTCTCTCGCGCCTTAGATCAGGGCAAGCTCACGCACGCTTACCTGTTTTCCGGGCCCAGGGGCTGCGGCAAGACTTCGAGCGCCCGCATTTTCGCCCGCTGCATCAACTGTGCCAAGGGGCCTACCAGCCACCCGTGCGGTGAGTGCGAAAGCTGCCAGGACCTGGCTACGGGCGGGCCAGGATCCATTGACGTGGTGGAGATTGACGCGGCTAGCCACAACGGTGTCGATGATGCGCGTGAGTTGCGTGAGCGGGCAGGTTTTGCTCCTGTGCGCGACCGCTACAAGATTTTCATTCTCGACGAGGCTCACATGGTGACTCAGCAGGGTTTCAACGCTCTGCTGAAAATTGTGGAGGAGCCGCCAGAGCATGTCATGTTCATCTTTGCTACTACGGAGCCGGAAAAGGTGATTTCCACCATCCGCTCCCGCACCCACCACTACCCCTTCCGCCTGGTGCCGCAAGAGGTGATGGGGCCGTATTTGGAGCAGATTTGTAAGGATGAGAAGATTGAGGCTGAGCCAGGTGTCTTGAAGCTGGCCATGCGGGCTGGCGGCGGCTCAGTGCGCGACACGCTCTCGGTGCTCGACCAGCTGATGGTGGGCTCTGATCAGGGCACTATCAGCTACGACTCGGCCGTGGCACTCCTGGGATACACTCCTGAGGCTTTGATTGGCGAAGCTATTGACGCGGTGAGTGAGCAAGACGGCCCCAAGCTCTACGGGGTCATTCAAAAGGTTGTGGTAGGCGGGTTTGAGCCTAAGCGCTTTGTAGAGGATTTGCTGCAGCGGGTGCGTGACTTGCTGGTACTACTTTTGGCTGGACAATCGGCTGAGAGCACGCTGAGCGAGGACGCGGAAGCTGAAAATGTAGATGACCTACAACGGCAGGCTCATGCGTTTGGACTGGGCAAGCTCACACGAATAGCTGACATTATCAATGATGCGCTGGCCTCTATGACCGGTGCGACCTCGCCTCGGATGCGTTTGGAACTGCTGGCCGCTCGCTTGCTGGTGCCTGACTCAGAGTTGGCGCCTGCTATCGGTCAGGTGGCTGGGGCTGGGGCTGGGCGCAATGCTACTGGCCCTGCTGGGGCCGGTGCGGGTGCGGGTCAGGGAGGTTTCATTGGTGCGCGGCACCCAGGGAATACTGCTGGTCCCGCGGCGGCAAATAATGTACAAAGTCAACCAAATGTTGCCCAGGGTGGGCCAGCTCCTCTTGCTCGGCCTACGGGTACTACTGGTGCAGGCCCGGCAAGTCAGGTGGGCGCGCCTGAAAGTGCTCCTGCGCCTGCTCAGCAGGCCCACCAAGCGCAGCCTGCCGCAGGTCCCTCTGAGCAGGCGGTGCCGGTGCAGTCCGGTCCTGCGAATGCGGCCAGTGCAGCAGCTGCAGAGTCGTCCTCTGCCCAGGTCGAGCAGGCTCGGGGCCAAGCCGCCGAGCAAACGGCTTCTAACGGGCACGAGGGCATGAGCGTTGACCAGCGGTGGGATGCGGTCGTGCAGGCTTTGCCCGAGGGCGTGAAAGAGTACGTGGCCCGAGACAAGGTGCCTTCAGTTGCTCTGGAGCAGAATGCCAAGGGGCGTCCGGTTCTAGCTATGACTTTTGACCAACCCTTGAGCCAGCACGCTTTCGCTCTGGCCGTGGCTTCGCGGGCCATCGACGGAGAGACCAAGGTGCCCAAGATTGTGATGGTGCGGGCCCGGCAGGAGTTTGGGGCCGAGACCATGATTGCTCCTTCGGGCGTGGCTGCCAACGGTGAGCAGGTGGAGTCTGTGGCTCGAATGAGTCCAGAGCGCCGCTCCGAAGTTAAGAAGCAGATTGCGCTCGCTCGGATGAACATGTCGGCCATGAATCTAGGGGCCGGTGTTACGCCGCACACAGCGAGTGCTCCTGGGAACAAGGGCAATGAATCAAGCCAGGCGCGGGCTCATAGCTCGCAAAAGTCGGGCGCTGGTCGTGATGGGGCTGAAGCAGCTGAAGATGCGGCCGATACCGATTCTGATGCCCACCACCCGGCCCGCGCTCAAGCAGCCCAAGGGCAGTCGGACCAGGCTCCGACCGCTCAGTCTCAGGCTGTTCAGTCTCAGCCTGCTCAGGTCGTAGGGTCTGATACTTCTGGTTCGGTGGAAAGCCGGGAAAATCAAGACATCTCTGGCGGCACTCAGCAAACGCGGCCCGCGCCTTCATCTACCGCTTCGGGAGCTGAAAAGCCTACTCCAGGAGGTTCATCTGCTGGGGCTGACGCCTCAGTAGGAGGGCCAGCGCAGGAATCTTCACCACTTCCGGCGGCAGGTTTTGCATCCACCGAGTCGTATGTCAAGCCAGATGAGCTGGATGACAACGATCCCTGGGCTCATCCGCAGCCGCCCACCGTAGACCTCGGTCCTGGGAAGCAAACTGCCGGGCAGGGGCATGATGCGCAGGAGCCGGAGCAGGTAGAGCGGGCGGATGAAGACCGTAAGCTCAAAAAAATGGGTTTGCCGGACTTGAGCGACCAGGACGACCCCTGGGCTGTGCCGCCTAGCCAGGTTTCCAGCCCGCCTGCCGGAGAGCCAAGCTCAGAGGGTCAGTCAGATCAGCTCGCTGGCGCTGTTAATGACAGCGGGGATGTAATTTCTAGTAGTGCTGCTGCTCCGTCTCCGTCTGCTGGTCTGCCAGAGCAAGCCTCGGTGCAAGGAGATGCTGGCTCCGATGCGCCTATAGCAGACAGCCCTGCGTCCGCTCCCGCCCTCGGGCATAATGGTGGTTTTGCGTCTGCCAACCAGCTGCCCGCTCAGCCTGAGGTTCCGGCAGAGGAGGACTCCTACTCTCTGGATGATGCCCGTCAAGGGCAGGATTCGCTGGTGGATCCCAAGGAGCTCGCGCAGATGTTCGACGTTAAGCGGGTGGACGATTTGGCGGCGGACGACCCTAAGAACCCGCTCAATGCCAATAAACGTAAGCGGCAGCAAGGATTTGATGACTGA
- a CDS encoding membrane protein: protein MMQLITALLVACAVYAGSSASRRAMRELKPAAYAGDLPLTLLLEMVAVCVRQGASIPYALDRIGTVCQSELGVSLREVARLLNGGNDWYRAWSQACSHERYGSNLSAVRDCLEPSWRHGVSPLGRIETTIEQVDQAQQRELDQAAAGLTVKILLPTGLCILPAFILIGVLPCIAAFAGGLAF, encoded by the coding sequence ATGATGCAGCTGATAACGGCCCTGCTGGTGGCTTGCGCGGTGTATGCAGGTTCTTCGGCTTCGAGGCGGGCCATGCGGGAGTTGAAACCAGCAGCTTACGCCGGTGATTTGCCGCTGACCCTTCTGCTGGAGATGGTGGCTGTCTGCGTGCGGCAGGGAGCTTCCATTCCCTATGCTTTAGACCGCATTGGCACAGTCTGTCAGAGCGAATTAGGGGTCTCGCTGCGAGAGGTGGCTAGGCTGCTCAACGGGGGCAATGACTGGTATCGGGCCTGGTCCCAAGCCTGTTCCCACGAACGCTACGGCAGCAATTTGAGCGCTGTGCGGGACTGCTTGGAGCCCTCTTGGCGCCACGGGGTGTCACCGCTGGGCCGCATCGAAACGACGATTGAGCAGGTGGACCAGGCCCAACAGCGGGAGCTTGACCAGGCGGCGGCGGGGTTGACGGTCAAAATCCTTCTGCCCACTGGTTTGTGCATACTTCCGGCGTTCATTCTGATTGGTGTCCTGCCTTGTATTGCTGCTTTTGCGGGCGGACTGGCCTTCTAA
- a CDS encoding pilus assembly protein — protein MNEGNYPLWAALCTVLTYWLMTGNKEVSGARLQSFANRRTHSLARIGIAAVISSASAYLRNGGSLLGAFQEQAGHSFATRRMTYERLVSILQSRKLGSESPEQVRTVAYGLEVACELSALLGCQASRCLDAVGAAHRRMAKLDQAKAAAFATPKATVKLLSALPVLTLAFGSLMGAHPLAFLLEPGAGTICLALGGAAYVVGLLWMRALLKDLDEKVGT, from the coding sequence ATGAATGAAGGCAATTATCCCCTGTGGGCGGCCCTGTGCACGGTCCTTACCTACTGGCTGATGACGGGGAATAAAGAAGTGTCGGGCGCTAGGCTGCAATCGTTTGCAAACCGTCGGACGCACTCCCTAGCCCGCATTGGCATTGCGGCAGTCATTTCGTCGGCGAGCGCCTACCTGCGCAACGGTGGGAGTCTGCTGGGGGCCTTTCAAGAGCAGGCAGGACACAGTTTTGCCACCCGGCGGATGACTTACGAGCGCCTGGTATCCATCCTTCAGAGCCGCAAACTGGGCAGTGAGAGCCCAGAGCAGGTCCGAACGGTTGCTTACGGGCTGGAAGTGGCCTGCGAGCTGAGTGCGCTCTTGGGCTGTCAGGCTTCGCGCTGCCTGGATGCGGTAGGGGCTGCCCACCGGCGTATGGCCAAGCTGGACCAGGCTAAAGCTGCGGCCTTTGCCACTCCCAAGGCCACGGTGAAACTGCTCTCCGCCCTGCCGGTGCTCACCCTGGCCTTTGGCTCGCTGATGGGTGCTCACCCCTTGGCTTTCCTGCTCGAGCCGGGCGCTGGAACTATTTGCTTGGCTCTGGGAGGGGCTGCCTACGTTGTGGGCCTGCTGTGGATGCGTGCCCTGCTCAAGGATTTGGATGAGAAAGTGGGAACGTAA
- a CDS encoding pilus biosynthesis protein: MSAGAEPNLQASVLAFGYLEPLAADSRVTDIAVTSDGEVWADSGSGMVRRQLHPGFSGPGMVREYATQLCSQLGKRLDDSCPIADAASLDGIRVHAVIPPLVATGAAISIRLPDRKQPSLMALAAAGLCPAAWVSVLQTLLVQRATMVITGGTGSGKTTLLKALLAQCPPSERIVVVEEVRELGSLPGHGNYVSLAAREANVEGAGAVGLPELVKATLRMRPDRIVLGECRGEEIADLLRAFNSGHHGGLVTLHADSVGRVPARLATLGLLAGLDPRALAALADGAFDAVIHLERQHGQRCIRQIGILGSDASGRLRGQPVCSWDGHGPPVYGSLWPAFARRWGIAVGQSGPVGQMGLAEKVDYSERAERTGQVEQVGQVGRARQMRQVDSRGQRRALAQGSGAGELARPKGSSAPSPPRVPSAQRQGVRAGRRL, from the coding sequence ATGAGTGCGGGAGCAGAGCCGAACCTGCAGGCTTCTGTGCTGGCTTTTGGCTATTTAGAGCCACTCGCAGCCGACTCGCGAGTCACTGATATCGCGGTGACCAGCGACGGCGAAGTGTGGGCTGACTCCGGCTCGGGCATGGTCCGCCGTCAGCTCCATCCTGGCTTTTCTGGCCCCGGTATGGTTCGAGAATATGCCACTCAGTTGTGCTCGCAGCTGGGCAAGCGGCTAGATGATTCCTGTCCGATTGCGGATGCGGCCAGCTTGGACGGGATTCGGGTGCACGCGGTCATTCCTCCGCTAGTAGCGACTGGCGCGGCGATTTCCATCCGTCTGCCCGACAGAAAGCAGCCGAGTTTGATGGCTTTGGCAGCGGCGGGACTGTGCCCGGCTGCTTGGGTGTCGGTTTTGCAAACGTTACTCGTCCAGCGGGCCACGATGGTCATCACCGGTGGCACAGGCTCTGGCAAGACCACGCTCCTGAAGGCGCTTTTGGCGCAGTGCCCGCCCAGTGAGCGGATTGTGGTCGTAGAGGAGGTGCGCGAGTTGGGCAGCCTGCCCGGGCACGGCAATTACGTGTCGCTGGCGGCGCGCGAGGCGAATGTGGAGGGAGCGGGGGCAGTGGGTCTACCTGAGCTGGTCAAAGCTACGCTGCGCATGCGGCCTGACCGGATTGTGCTGGGCGAGTGCAGGGGGGAGGAAATAGCCGACCTACTGCGGGCCTTTAATTCTGGCCACCACGGCGGTCTCGTGACGCTTCACGCCGATAGCGTGGGGCGCGTGCCTGCCCGACTGGCTACGCTCGGCCTTCTGGCTGGCTTGGATCCGCGGGCGCTCGCTGCCCTGGCTGACGGCGCGTTTGATGCCGTGATTCACTTGGAGCGGCAGCATGGGCAGCGCTGCATCAGGCAGATTGGCATTCTGGGATCCGATGCAAGTGGGCGCTTGCGGGGGCAGCCGGTGTGCTCCTGGGATGGGCATGGTCCGCCCGTATATGGGAGTTTGTGGCCCGCTTTCGCCCGGCGGTGGGGGATTGCAGTCGGTCAAAGCGGACCAGTGGGGCAGATGGGGCTTGCGGAGAAGGTGGACTATTCAGAGCGGGCAGAGCGGACAGGTCAGGTGGAGCAGGTGGGACAGGTGGGACGGGCAAGGCAGATGCGGCAAGTGGATTCGCGGGGGCAGCGGCGAGCGCTAGCTCAAGGGTCCGGGGCTGGCGAATTGGCGCGTCCTAAAGGGTCGAGCGCTCCCAGCCCGCCCCGGGTTCCATCTGCCCAAAGGCAAGGAGTGAGAGCGGGGAGACGGCTATGA
- the ppk gene encoding polyphosphate kinase yields MVQKFDAPSKAILKSEIAEHIAESDKPARDAGKPASAKALPQDRFFDREISWLKFNKRVLELAEDESVPLLERANFAAIFASNLDEFFMVRVAGLKRRVDTGIAVPNLSGLSPRQQLRAISEQVHKLQDEHARCAITSILPALTSEHIVLLKWSQLTAPEQERLSRFFHRQVFPVLTPLAVDPAHPFPYISGNSLNLAVLVENPASGKTHFARVKIPDNMPRLVAVDDLTDEESREERYGFITMENLIIAHLESLFPGMSIKEARSFRVTRNEDIDVEEDDAENLLNAMEKELLQRRFGPPIRLEISDTASPFLSQLLAGKLGVTNEEVYRLPAPLDLTVLFELQSIDRPDLKFRPFIPTTNRHIAQVESSRAQDIFAAIREGDILLHHPYDSFSTSVQAFLAQAAADPRVLAIKQTLYRTSGNSPIIDALVDAAHAGKQVLALVEIKARFDEEANIAWARKLERAGVHVVYGIVGLKTHCKLSLVVRQEADGLRRYCHVGTGNYNPKTARSYTDLGLLTCDPVVGQDLTRLFNQLSGYAPKSSFHRLLVAPRTVRTGLIARIEREEAAARAGHEAWIKIKVNSIVDETTIDALYMASQAGVKIDIVERGICSLKPGVPGLSENIRVRSILGRFLEHARIFAFANSQGPQIGEGPISGPEVWIGSADLMHRNLDRRVETLVRISDPKEVQGLIDYVDLQMADTTSSWHMQADGKYVRHSRDEHGQPLVDCQEYLIDKHRRGTTGRH; encoded by the coding sequence ATGGTTCAGAAATTCGACGCACCTTCAAAAGCAATACTAAAAAGCGAGATTGCAGAGCACATAGCGGAGAGCGACAAGCCCGCCCGCGATGCTGGCAAGCCCGCTAGCGCTAAAGCCCTGCCTCAAGATCGGTTCTTCGACCGAGAAATCTCTTGGCTCAAGTTCAACAAGCGCGTGCTCGAACTCGCCGAGGACGAGTCGGTCCCCCTGCTGGAACGCGCCAATTTTGCGGCCATTTTTGCCTCGAACCTGGACGAGTTCTTTATGGTGCGCGTAGCTGGTTTGAAGCGCCGCGTCGACACCGGCATCGCAGTGCCCAATCTCAGCGGACTCAGCCCCCGCCAGCAGCTGCGAGCCATCTCTGAGCAAGTCCACAAGCTGCAAGATGAGCACGCCCGCTGCGCCATTACCAGTATTCTGCCGGCTTTGACCTCCGAACACATTGTGCTCTTAAAGTGGAGCCAGCTCACCGCCCCCGAGCAGGAGCGCCTCTCCCGCTTCTTCCACCGGCAAGTCTTCCCCGTTTTGACGCCGCTGGCCGTGGACCCGGCCCACCCCTTCCCCTACATTTCCGGAAACTCACTGAACCTGGCCGTACTGGTGGAGAACCCCGCTTCGGGCAAAACCCACTTCGCTCGCGTCAAAATTCCCGACAACATGCCGCGCCTGGTGGCCGTAGACGATTTAACCGATGAAGAGTCTCGTGAGGAGCGCTACGGCTTTATCACGATGGAAAATCTCATCATCGCCCACCTGGAGTCGCTCTTCCCTGGCATGAGCATCAAGGAGGCACGTTCCTTCCGCGTGACCCGCAACGAGGACATTGACGTAGAGGAAGACGATGCCGAGAACCTGCTCAACGCCATGGAAAAGGAGCTCCTCCAGCGTCGGTTCGGCCCGCCTATCCGCCTGGAAATTTCAGACACCGCCTCCCCCTTCCTCTCCCAGCTTCTGGCCGGAAAGCTCGGCGTCACCAATGAAGAGGTCTACCGCCTGCCCGCGCCACTCGATTTAACGGTGCTCTTCGAGCTCCAGTCCATCGACCGCCCAGACCTGAAATTCCGCCCCTTCATCCCCACCACCAACCGGCACATTGCCCAGGTGGAGTCCAGCCGCGCACAAGATATTTTCGCCGCCATCCGCGAGGGCGACATCCTCCTGCACCACCCCTACGACTCTTTCTCCACCTCCGTCCAGGCCTTCCTGGCCCAGGCAGCGGCCGACCCGCGCGTGCTCGCCATCAAGCAGACCCTCTACCGCACGTCTGGCAATTCGCCGATTATTGACGCCCTGGTAGACGCTGCCCACGCCGGCAAACAGGTGCTGGCCCTGGTAGAGATCAAGGCCCGATTCGACGAAGAGGCCAACATCGCTTGGGCCCGCAAGTTGGAGCGCGCCGGCGTACATGTGGTCTACGGCATTGTGGGGCTCAAAACGCACTGCAAGCTCTCCCTGGTCGTGCGGCAGGAGGCGGACGGACTGAGGCGGTACTGCCACGTAGGCACCGGCAACTACAACCCCAAGACGGCCCGTTCCTACACCGATTTGGGCCTGCTCACCTGCGACCCGGTAGTAGGCCAAGACCTCACCCGGCTCTTCAACCAGCTCTCCGGTTACGCGCCCAAGTCCAGCTTCCACCGGCTGCTGGTGGCCCCGCGCACGGTCCGCACTGGGCTCATTGCCCGCATTGAGCGAGAGGAAGCGGCGGCTCGCGCAGGTCACGAAGCCTGGATAAAAATCAAGGTCAATTCGATTGTGGACGAAACAACGATTGACGCCCTCTACATGGCCAGCCAGGCGGGAGTCAAGATTGACATAGTGGAGCGCGGCATCTGCTCGCTCAAACCAGGGGTACCAGGCTTGAGCGAAAATATTCGCGTGCGCTCCATCCTGGGACGGTTCCTGGAGCACGCCCGCATCTTCGCCTTCGCTAACTCGCAGGGCCCACAGATTGGGGAGGGACCAATTTCAGGACCGGAAGTGTGGATTGGCTCTGCCGATTTGATGCACCGCAACCTGGACCGCCGTGTGGAGACGCTCGTGCGCATCAGCGACCCCAAGGAAGTGCAAGGCCTCATCGACTACGTAGACCTGCAAATGGCCGACACTACTTCCTCCTGGCACATGCAGGCCGACGGCAAGTATGTGCGCCACTCGCGCGACGAGCACGGCCAGCCTCTGGTGGACTGCCAGGAGTACTTAATCGACAAGCATCGGCGCGGCACCACCGGCAGGCACTGA
- the mutT1 gene encoding NTP pyrophosphohydrolase, translating into MSRTVEAAGAIVYRWQTSRPKLAAGNSHDLLKEIRLCLVHRPKYDDWSWPKGKVEAHETHAHTAVREVGEETGHVIRLGAFLGETEYPLANEGKHKSQRGNGRRKHIDYWMASLAGEDRADRLKTVIGRVSRPDPDEVDEVVWLPPKAARSRLTHASDKQILDLFVDRVEQGALAASTIIVVRHGKSIARKDWSGDDAQRPLTPKGAAAAYALNRELVCWAPDQLISSPWTRCLQTVRPFAAETDQDITQADCLTETAFAEEPALTYAWVDALIADSLTTQTTTLVCMHRPVLGGVFDHLRPLCASKSLARLLPARTPYMPTGTALALHFVQEAQGPHIIDIQKVRPIVY; encoded by the coding sequence ATGAGCAGGACAGTTGAAGCCGCTGGAGCGATTGTCTACCGCTGGCAGACCAGCAGACCCAAGTTGGCCGCTGGCAACTCCCACGATCTGCTGAAGGAGATTCGCCTCTGCCTAGTCCACCGCCCCAAGTATGACGACTGGTCCTGGCCCAAGGGCAAGGTGGAAGCCCACGAGACCCACGCCCACACGGCCGTACGCGAAGTGGGCGAGGAGACTGGGCACGTCATCAGACTCGGGGCCTTCCTGGGCGAGACCGAGTATCCCCTGGCCAACGAGGGCAAGCACAAGAGCCAGCGCGGCAACGGGCGGCGCAAGCACATTGACTATTGGATGGCTTCCCTGGCTGGCGAAGACCGGGCTGACCGACTCAAAACGGTGATCGGCAGGGTTTCCAGGCCCGACCCAGACGAAGTCGATGAAGTGGTCTGGCTGCCCCCTAAAGCGGCTCGCAGCAGGCTCACCCACGCTTCCGACAAGCAAATCTTGGATCTCTTCGTAGACCGGGTCGAGCAAGGCGCTTTGGCTGCCTCAACTATCATCGTAGTACGCCACGGCAAGTCAATCGCCCGTAAGGATTGGAGCGGAGACGACGCCCAACGCCCCCTGACTCCCAAGGGTGCGGCCGCTGCCTATGCCTTGAACCGCGAGCTCGTCTGCTGGGCGCCCGACCAGCTCATTTCCTCTCCCTGGACACGCTGCCTGCAAACGGTCAGGCCATTCGCCGCAGAGACCGACCAGGACATCACGCAAGCCGACTGCCTGACCGAGACCGCTTTTGCAGAAGAGCCCGCTTTGACCTACGCCTGGGTGGATGCGCTGATAGCAGATTCTCTCACCACGCAAACCACTACACTAGTGTGCATGCACCGGCCCGTGCTGGGCGGCGTTTTTGACCATTTGCGCCCCCTGTGCGCCTCCAAGAGCCTGGCCCGCCTCCTGCCAGCGCGCACGCCCTACATGCCGACCGGCACGGCTCTCGCCCTCCACTTCGTGCAGGAAGCGCAGGGCCCTCACATTATTGACATACAGAAAGTGAGACCCATTGTCTACTAG